The following coding sequences lie in one Maribacter forsetii DSM 18668 genomic window:
- a CDS encoding DUF4625 domain-containing protein, producing MKSTFKHFYFLFIILLAAACSSDDSTEIDEDKPTISVNYTAGFPQGCALLSRGETYNFRAMVTDNSELAAYSIDIHHNFDHHTHDDQVTECELGEIQSPVNPLIYVENFTIEGSLTSYEINIPVTIPTDIDTGDYHCAYSVTDATGWQSRTSIDIKIVE from the coding sequence ATGAAATCTACATTCAAACATTTTTATTTTTTATTCATCATACTGCTAGCTGCGGCGTGTTCCAGTGATGACAGCACTGAAATAGACGAAGATAAACCAACTATCAGTGTTAATTATACTGCTGGTTTTCCTCAAGGCTGTGCTTTACTTTCCAGAGGAGAAACTTATAATTTTAGGGCTATGGTGACCGACAACAGCGAACTTGCTGCATACAGCATTGATATCCATCATAATTTTGACCATCATACCCATGATGACCAAGTAACGGAATGCGAATTAGGCGAAATTCAAAGCCCTGTTAATCCTTTGATTTATGTAGAAAACTTTACAATTGAAGGATCCTTGACCAGCTATGAAATTAATATTCCCGTAACCATCCCAACTGATATTGATACGGGCGATTACCACTGTGCCTATTCGGTTACAGATGCCACCGGCTGGCAAAGTAGAACATCTATTGATATTAAAATAGTAGAATAA
- a CDS encoding DUF4625 domain-containing protein, whose translation MNFKINKTLQFLLLPIIPLMLLLHSCDSNDDEEINLISPTVSEVEVGLFNNELGVVGEDFHFNAEFLAGDLLDLVTINIEQREGETYSTDWSFEMVWDKYQGLKNATMHQHFDIPAEAPKGIFDFIITVTDQNGTSSEEVRNIELIDAADFPEVNPHVDVFGVDKINVEGTGGFNNFYNNGEFRNPDEAFFSTNESIWSSIQIGEIKGDGIMYGLLIKKSHNHKPETLEAIDFSKVIVTEVKEHSGFEEVRTFANSYNTNFNNHYMYGVPLKIGASEDNNFPEATPITEDIAWESGTYYYGVVYYNFTYLKSAFQYIEFDIVIE comes from the coding sequence ATGAATTTTAAAATTAACAAGACATTACAATTTTTACTACTTCCAATAATTCCCCTAATGCTTTTACTTCATTCTTGTGACAGTAATGACGACGAAGAAATTAATTTAATATCCCCTACGGTATCAGAAGTTGAGGTAGGATTATTTAATAATGAACTTGGAGTGGTAGGAGAAGATTTTCACTTTAATGCAGAGTTTTTAGCAGGTGACTTATTAGATCTGGTTACTATAAATATTGAGCAAAGAGAAGGAGAAACGTATTCAACAGATTGGTCTTTTGAAATGGTTTGGGATAAATATCAAGGTTTAAAAAATGCTACTATGCATCAGCATTTTGATATACCTGCAGAAGCACCTAAAGGAATTTTTGATTTTATAATAACTGTTACAGACCAAAACGGAACATCTTCAGAAGAAGTCAGAAACATTGAATTGATTGATGCTGCAGATTTTCCAGAAGTTAATCCGCATGTAGATGTATTTGGAGTAGACAAGATAAATGTTGAGGGCACGGGAGGATTTAACAATTTTTACAATAATGGCGAATTCAGAAATCCTGATGAAGCATTTTTTAGCACAAACGAGTCAATATGGTCATCCATACAAATAGGAGAGATAAAGGGAGATGGTATTATGTATGGTCTATTAATCAAGAAAAGTCACAACCACAAGCCTGAAACCTTAGAAGCCATTGATTTTTCTAAAGTTATCGTTACAGAGGTTAAAGAACACTCAGGTTTTGAAGAGGTTAGAACTTTTGCCAATAGTTATAATACAAACTTTAATAACCATTATATGTATGGGGTACCTCTTAAAATTGGTGCTTCGGAAGACAACAATTTTCCAGAAGCCACCCCCATTACAGAAGATATAGCTTGGGAGAGCGGTACTTACTATTATGGGGTTGTATATTATAATTTCACATACTTAAAAAGTGCATTTCAATATATCGAATTCGATATTGTTATCGAGTAA